In Terriglobales bacterium, the following are encoded in one genomic region:
- the pdxT gene encoding pyridoxal 5'-phosphate synthase glutaminase subunit PdxT, with protein MTIGVLAIQGDFDAHRRRLEQLGAQTLLVKKPEQLDAVDALVIPGGESTTFLKFLEQDGFLEKLRDFVRTKPAFGTCAGAILLAQDVENPPQPSLGALDMRIRRNAYGRQLESSIRFGKTQLGEEPLEMVFIRAPRIERVGAGVEVLASAGDDPVLVRQGKIMAATFHPELSEDTRVHAAFLNLVRNGSKK; from the coding sequence ATGACCATCGGCGTCCTAGCCATCCAAGGCGACTTCGACGCCCACCGGCGCCGCCTGGAGCAGTTGGGCGCCCAGACCCTCCTGGTCAAGAAGCCTGAGCAACTCGACGCCGTGGACGCTCTGGTCATTCCCGGGGGTGAATCCACCACCTTCCTGAAGTTCCTCGAGCAGGACGGATTCTTGGAGAAGCTACGCGACTTCGTTCGGACCAAGCCCGCCTTCGGGACCTGCGCCGGTGCCATCCTGCTGGCGCAAGACGTGGAGAATCCGCCGCAGCCGAGTCTGGGGGCGCTGGATATGCGCATCCGCCGCAACGCCTACGGGCGGCAGCTGGAAAGCTCCATCCGCTTCGGCAAGACGCAGCTGGGAGAAGAGCCGCTGGAGATGGTGTTCATCCGCGCGCCGCGCATCGAGCGCGTAGGCGCGGGCGTCGAGGTGCTGGCCAGTGCCGGCGACGATCCCGTGCTGGTCCGCCAGGGGAAGATCATGGCCGCCACTTTCCACCCGGAACTCTCCGAAGACACGCGCGTGCACGCCGCCTTCCTCAATCTGGTGCGCAACGGCTCCAAGAAGTAG